One genomic region from Candidatus Nanosynbacter sp. TM7-074 encodes:
- the cyaB gene encoding class IV adenylate cyclase, whose amino-acid sequence MIEIEAKFKLSDNMTRDKLIAVLESQFVVPISIKHQIDTVFLSPEQVDAPIVPGSKIMRVRDILDPETGELRRSLMTLKVEGQVKLVSEEYEFTVGDGNMARQMLTALGWQEIVTVDKLRTESKTNDYTICIDEVAGLGLFIELEILAEDSTNVKYIQQQMQDFLKSLNIDGRLWTIPYDTSIRNLSNKK is encoded by the coding sequence ATGATTGAAATCGAAGCCAAATTCAAATTATCTGACAATATGACCCGTGACAAGCTCATCGCGGTCCTAGAAAGTCAGTTTGTCGTGCCTATCTCAATCAAACATCAAATCGATACGGTTTTTCTATCACCTGAGCAGGTTGACGCGCCGATCGTTCCTGGCTCAAAAATCATGCGGGTGCGCGACATCCTCGACCCGGAAACTGGTGAATTGCGCCGCAGCTTAATGACACTCAAGGTCGAAGGGCAGGTGAAACTGGTCTCTGAAGAATACGAATTCACGGTTGGCGACGGTAATATGGCACGTCAAATGCTCACCGCGTTGGGCTGGCAGGAAATTGTCACTGTCGACAAACTCCGCACTGAGTCAAAAACTAACGATTATACAATTTGTATCGATGAAGTTGCTGGGCTAGGTTTGTTCATCGAATTGGAAATCTTAGCTGAGGACAGTACTAACGTCAAATATATCCAGCAGCAAATGCAAGATTTCCTGAAAAGTCTGAATATTGACGGTAGATTATGGACGATCCCTTATGATACGAGTATCAGAAATCTCAGCAATAAAAAATGA
- a CDS encoding ABC transporter permease has translation MMTIIKRAWTAVTRKRRRSLTIALIMTLIFTLLIGTLTVQQTMAQLKQSVERNIRAGFSIASKQPSGEVPMDIAQRVQHLDKVKAHNFQAETTAGLPGKQLIDTAGSGVQLDSNVAGEAKVTGATQSDLLSEFTGRFYQLERGKHITANDHNAALIHKTLAEKNGIKPGDKLDITKDGRRMTVTVMGIFSGKGEKPAVLQSDMAENHLITNLAAAQQLTGSQQLTRATYFSENPHQLKSLTDRVKSLPNVDWQKFSLTDNGAVFAGVLQNIAGIQNILTIATIGAAAAGLAVLSLVLVFWVRGRLHEIGILLSIGTSKRQIIGQFLAELAIIAAVSSVFALGIGSVASSQISTALTAQTDQNQRVEKAVVQAAPIATYLQAFTFGYVVVLLSAIAATAPIMRQSPKQILAKIS, from the coding sequence ATGATGACGATTATCAAACGAGCCTGGACGGCTGTGACGCGTAAACGGCGTCGCAGCCTGACCATCGCCCTGATTATGACGCTGATTTTCACGCTGCTCATCGGCACGCTGACGGTGCAGCAGACGATGGCACAGCTGAAGCAATCGGTTGAGCGTAATATCCGCGCCGGTTTTAGTATCGCCAGCAAGCAGCCGTCGGGCGAGGTGCCGATGGATATCGCGCAGCGGGTGCAGCACCTGGACAAGGTCAAAGCGCACAATTTCCAGGCAGAAACCACTGCGGGACTGCCGGGTAAACAATTGATCGATACAGCAGGCAGCGGCGTGCAGCTGGATTCTAACGTGGCTGGCGAGGCGAAGGTGACGGGCGCGACACAGAGCGATTTGCTGAGCGAATTTACTGGTCGGTTCTACCAACTGGAGCGGGGTAAGCACATAACGGCGAACGATCACAATGCGGCATTGATTCATAAAACTCTCGCCGAGAAAAATGGTATCAAGCCAGGCGACAAGCTGGACATTACTAAAGACGGCCGGCGGATGACGGTGACTGTCATGGGTATCTTCAGCGGCAAAGGCGAAAAGCCAGCGGTCTTGCAGTCCGACATGGCGGAGAATCATCTCATCACCAATCTGGCTGCGGCGCAGCAGTTGACGGGTAGCCAGCAGTTGACACGGGCGACATATTTTTCCGAAAATCCGCATCAGCTAAAGTCGCTGACGGACCGCGTCAAAAGTCTACCAAACGTCGACTGGCAAAAATTCAGCCTAACCGACAACGGGGCGGTCTTTGCTGGGGTTCTCCAAAACATCGCTGGCATTCAAAACATTTTGACGATTGCTACCATCGGTGCAGCCGCGGCAGGACTGGCGGTACTGTCACTGGTGCTGGTGTTCTGGGTACGCGGCCGCTTGCATGAAATTGGCATCTTGCTATCCATCGGCACGTCAAAGCGGCAGATCATCGGGCAGTTCTTGGCGGAACTCGCAATCATCGCCGCAGTCAGCTCGGTGTTTGCGCTCGGTATCGGTTCGGTCGCCTCGTCGCAGATTTCTACCGCCCTCACAGCGCAAACCGACCAAAACCAGCGCGTAGAAAAGGCCGTAGTGCAAGCCGCGCCAATAGCAACTTATCTACAGGCTTTCACCTTCGGCTACGTAGTCGTTCTGCTGTCAGCCATCGCTGCCACCGCACCAATCATGCGCCAATCACCAAAGCAAATTTTAGCAAAAATAAGTTAG
- a CDS encoding GTP cyclohydrolase II: MNICILSNRKEVANLREVLKEPLYKIVSSIDEADTVIAEPGMCISDIPLSKRSFFFPVNELSSNERYIHMLLAQLSKDQTVWTRYYDFYDETPLPTDFGNFILFGFSRRTDGKRILGLRTKELPEIATVRTHSMCYTGDIFTSKRCDCREELENALRLINERGGILIYPEEEGRGIGILQKIKIYNSQQIDGFDTFDAQYINHFPNDLRNYDYLRDVFRHYNIDAIDLITNNPEKVVAAEMSGVKVRKTVKLPSTVNDHNKNYLQTKMKKSGHNFTMEFTAEE, from the coding sequence GTGAATATATGTATTCTATCAAATAGGAAAGAAGTAGCTAATTTGAGAGAAGTTCTCAAAGAGCCATTATATAAAATAGTTAGCTCTATTGATGAAGCGGATACGGTTATAGCAGAACCAGGTATGTGTATTAGTGATATACCATTGAGTAAACGATCGTTCTTCTTTCCAGTTAATGAGCTCTCCTCAAATGAAAGATATATACACATGCTGCTTGCGCAATTATCTAAAGATCAGACTGTCTGGACGCGCTACTACGATTTTTATGATGAGACGCCATTACCAACAGACTTTGGTAATTTTATACTATTTGGTTTTTCAAGACGAACGGACGGTAAGCGTATATTAGGATTAAGGACTAAAGAGCTACCGGAGATTGCTACTGTGCGAACACATTCAATGTGCTACACCGGTGATATTTTTACATCCAAGCGTTGCGATTGTCGAGAAGAGCTCGAAAATGCACTTCGCTTAATTAATGAAAGGGGTGGCATATTAATATATCCAGAAGAAGAGGGTCGTGGTATCGGTATTCTACAGAAGATTAAGATATATAACTCGCAACAAATCGACGGTTTTGATACATTTGACGCCCAATATATTAACCATTTTCCAAACGATTTACGCAATTATGATTATCTACGAGATGTGTTTAGGCACTATAATATTGATGCAATAGACCTAATAACAAATAATCCAGAAAAAGTGGTGGCCGCAGAAATGAGCGGAGTGAAGGTTCGAAAAACAGTTAAGCTACCTTCAACGGTTAATGACCACAATAAGAATTACCTACAGACAAAAATGAAGAAAAGCGGACATAACTTTACAATGGAATTTACAGCAGAGGAGTAA
- a CDS encoding nucleoside monophosphate kinase, which yields MIRVSEISAIKNELDASSAQNIVLYGPQCAGKTTLAHELSGFEYISLGQIVRYCNDDNPLKQQIDRLVDQAKPLPPELGLQFIAPDIKEKLGDGKRVLVDGYPRKANEYTMMSEWLAAEGLPAIDMFLEVTARRSVLLARYNVRTKRNVENRDFFELRYHQYMDFSGYVGSLAVEQVIYDTSGIS from the coding sequence ATGATACGAGTATCAGAAATCTCAGCAATAAAAAATGAGCTAGATGCTAGCAGCGCGCAAAACATAGTCTTGTATGGTCCACAGTGTGCTGGCAAAACAACGCTTGCACACGAGCTTTCGGGGTTTGAATATATATCACTTGGGCAAATTGTGCGGTATTGTAATGACGACAATCCACTAAAGCAGCAGATTGATCGTCTTGTCGACCAGGCAAAGCCTCTACCCCCAGAATTAGGACTTCAATTCATTGCTCCAGATATCAAAGAAAAGCTTGGCGACGGCAAGAGGGTATTGGTTGATGGCTATCCAAGAAAAGCGAACGAGTATACTATGATGTCCGAGTGGCTAGCTGCTGAAGGGCTTCCGGCAATTGATATGTTTTTGGAAGTAACCGCTAGAAGGAGTGTTTTATTAGCGCGTTATAATGTCCGTACTAAGAGAAACGTGGAAAATCGGGATTTTTTTGAATTGCGGTATCATCAGTATATGGACTTTAGTGGATATGTAGGTAGTTTAGCTGTCGAGCAGGTCATTTACGATACATCGGGAATTTCTTGA
- a CDS encoding FAD-dependent oxidoreductase, with protein sequence MDTQQFDALIIGFGKAGKTLAVALANAGKKVALVERSPKMYGGTCINIACIPTKVLVNAAEHHQSFDEAMAHKTTVVARLNEKNYHMLADRETVSVIEGEASFVDDRTVKVMAGDDELVVSAPQIFINTGSESIIPDIPGVDKPFVYTSTELLDKMTQPKQLAIIGGGYIGLEFASTYTKLGTKVTVFERGDALLAREDPAIARATTEALQVQGIEIVFSVDVTAIEGESTATIRTGNHDDYAGYDAVLMATGRRPATMSLNLPAAGVATDERGAIVVDETLRTSRSHIWAMGDVTGGPQFTYASLDDFRIVRSQLLGDGLYTRAKQKTLPYAVFMQTPLGRVGMTEAEARATGREIIVKELPAMAVPRLHVDNATIGLLRAVIDANTGQILGASLLCRNSPEVINIIKTVMDNDLPYTVLRDQIFTHPTVSEALNDLFA encoded by the coding sequence ATGGATACACAACAATTTGACGCACTTATTATTGGTTTTGGCAAAGCTGGCAAGACATTGGCGGTAGCGCTGGCAAATGCGGGCAAAAAGGTAGCGCTGGTGGAGCGGTCACCAAAGATGTATGGCGGCACCTGTATTAATATTGCTTGTATTCCTACTAAGGTGTTAGTCAATGCAGCCGAACATCATCAAAGTTTTGATGAGGCGATGGCACATAAGACAACAGTGGTAGCGCGGTTGAATGAGAAGAACTATCACATGCTGGCGGATCGTGAAACGGTGAGTGTCATTGAGGGTGAGGCATCGTTCGTAGATGATCGTACTGTGAAGGTTATGGCGGGTGACGACGAGCTAGTAGTGAGTGCACCGCAGATTTTTATTAACACCGGTTCGGAATCAATTATCCCAGATATTCCAGGTGTTGATAAGCCGTTTGTATATACCAGTACTGAATTGCTGGATAAAATGACGCAGCCAAAACAGCTAGCTATCATTGGTGGCGGTTATATTGGGCTAGAATTTGCCTCAACTTATACCAAACTTGGTACAAAAGTAACAGTATTTGAGAGGGGTGATGCTCTGCTTGCACGTGAAGATCCAGCAATTGCTCGGGCTACTACTGAAGCATTGCAGGTGCAGGGTATCGAGATTGTGTTTAGCGTGGATGTGACAGCGATTGAGGGTGAGTCTACTGCGACGATTCGCACAGGAAATCATGATGATTACGCTGGTTATGATGCGGTTTTGATGGCTACGGGCCGTCGCCCGGCAACGATGAGCTTGAATTTACCAGCTGCTGGTGTAGCGACGGATGAGCGCGGGGCAATTGTGGTTGATGAAACACTTCGCACTAGTCGGTCGCATATTTGGGCAATGGGCGATGTAACGGGCGGGCCACAATTTACATATGCGTCGCTGGATGATTTTCGGATTGTGAGAAGCCAGTTGCTGGGTGATGGTCTGTACACTCGCGCCAAACAAAAAACTTTGCCGTACGCGGTCTTTATGCAAACGCCGCTAGGTCGGGTGGGTATGACAGAGGCTGAGGCGCGTGCGACGGGGCGCGAAATTATCGTAAAAGAGCTGCCTGCTATGGCGGTTCCACGCCTGCATGTTGATAATGCTACAATAGGCTTGCTGCGTGCGGTGATTGATGCAAACACTGGACAAATTTTGGGTGCTAGTTTATTGTGCCGTAACTCACCAGAAGTCATTAATATTATCAAAACTGTAATGGATAATGACCTGCCGTATACTGTACTGCGTGACCAAATATTCACTCATCCAACGGTGAGTGAGGCATTGAACGATTTATTTGCGTAA
- a CDS encoding ABC transporter permease, with translation MSFVQRAWLYITRKKLKTLILLAILLCMSTIMLSGFAIKHSTDAAAQSLDKTLKAGFTLGNNPRTNPGTARGSGTVSNKDIDAVKNLEGVTDYVKRQNATVDFINTKLVPLPSGGSGYDAEKDKQFGNAATIIGVNKSESEKKFRAESLKLIAGRHITENDSRKILVHEDFAKANNLKLGSKIKLKANQYDTDNEHPSKDEVEVEIVGIFNGKNPKQATYQVELFENLFLTDLTTTRQLNAYTEQNEIYQDATFFTKGTKQLDEVMARANKLPVNWQKYQLNKNSQELAGVTGAVNGVYGLIDGMLWATALVSVAVIGMVLYLWMNERKREAGVLLATGVPQSKIVLQYVAELVMIAVLSFGASYFTAGLIAQQMGDHVVSQAAQNATRQAGSSLNGASLGADADSVTSSRTLEKVTVGVQPTDLLAVWGAGLAVIIIAVLLASRPITQSTPKELLTEVD, from the coding sequence ATGTCATTTGTACAACGTGCCTGGTTGTATATCACCAGGAAAAAACTCAAAACGCTGATTTTGTTGGCGATTTTGCTGTGTATGTCGACGATTATGCTGAGTGGATTTGCCATCAAGCATTCGACCGACGCAGCGGCGCAGTCGCTCGACAAAACACTCAAGGCCGGCTTCACGCTGGGCAATAATCCGCGCACCAATCCGGGAACGGCCCGCGGCTCGGGGACGGTGTCGAACAAAGACATCGACGCAGTGAAGAACCTGGAGGGCGTGACGGATTATGTCAAGCGCCAGAACGCCACGGTCGATTTTATCAATACCAAACTAGTGCCACTGCCGAGTGGCGGCAGCGGCTATGATGCCGAGAAAGACAAACAGTTTGGCAACGCCGCCACCATCATCGGCGTCAATAAATCTGAGTCCGAGAAGAAGTTCCGGGCCGAGTCGCTCAAGCTCATCGCTGGCCGGCACATCACCGAGAATGATTCACGCAAGATTTTGGTGCACGAAGATTTTGCCAAGGCTAATAACCTCAAGCTTGGCAGCAAAATTAAGCTGAAGGCTAACCAGTACGACACCGACAACGAACATCCATCCAAGGACGAGGTAGAAGTGGAAATCGTCGGTATATTTAACGGCAAGAACCCAAAGCAGGCGACCTATCAGGTGGAGTTGTTTGAGAATTTGTTCTTGACCGATCTCACGACAACTCGCCAGTTGAATGCGTATACCGAGCAAAATGAGATTTACCAGGACGCGACGTTCTTCACCAAGGGCACCAAACAGTTGGATGAGGTAATGGCGCGGGCAAATAAACTGCCGGTCAATTGGCAAAAGTATCAATTGAATAAGAATAGCCAGGAACTGGCTGGCGTGACTGGTGCGGTGAACGGCGTGTACGGCTTGATCGACGGTATGTTGTGGGCGACGGCGCTGGTCAGCGTTGCGGTGATCGGCATGGTGCTGTACTTGTGGATGAACGAGCGCAAGCGCGAGGCGGGCGTACTCTTGGCGACGGGCGTGCCGCAGTCAAAGATTGTGCTGCAATATGTCGCTGAGCTAGTGATGATCGCAGTGCTGAGCTTCGGTGCGTCGTACTTTACCGCCGGGCTGATTGCGCAACAAATGGGCGATCACGTGGTGTCGCAGGCGGCGCAGAATGCCACGCGTCAAGCTGGCAGTTCCCTCAACGGTGCGTCGCTCGGTGCTGACGCTGACTCGGTGACGTCATCACGCACGCTAGAAAAGGTGACGGTTGGTGTGCAACCGACGGATCTATTGGCGGTGTGGGGCGCTGGACTAGCGGTGATTATCATCGCGGTGCTCTTGGCCTCTCGACCAATTACTCAGTCAACGCCAAAAGAATTACTAACCGAAGTGGACTAG
- a CDS encoding response regulator transcription factor, which produces MQQDPTVLLVEDEPALRTGTEQFLRQRGFTVLTATSGEEALEKFAEADVIILDIMLPGMSGIETLHQIRQSSDVPVLMLTALHDEPTQVASFDELADDYMSKPFSLVILEKRIRALLRRQQSVKKTLWRRGLASVDFAAYQGFYDDNYAHLKPKEVQLLKLLVDNPNMVWSRQAIIDKLWRDDEVPFDRVIDVYIKNLRKKLHLDCIITVKGVGYRYEAA; this is translated from the coding sequence ATGCAACAAGATCCAACTGTTCTCCTCGTTGAAGACGAACCCGCCCTGCGCACTGGTACTGAGCAGTTTCTCCGCCAGCGCGGCTTTACGGTACTGACGGCGACCAGCGGCGAGGAAGCACTGGAGAAATTTGCTGAGGCAGATGTGATTATCCTCGACATTATGCTGCCAGGGATGAGCGGCATCGAGACACTGCACCAAATTCGCCAGAGCAGCGACGTGCCGGTGCTGATGCTGACGGCGCTGCACGATGAGCCGACGCAAGTTGCGAGTTTTGACGAGCTGGCGGATGATTATATGAGTAAGCCGTTCTCGCTGGTGATTTTGGAGAAGCGAATTAGGGCCTTGCTTCGCCGTCAGCAGTCTGTCAAAAAAACCTTGTGGCGCCGCGGCCTAGCCTCGGTGGATTTCGCGGCCTATCAGGGATTTTATGATGACAATTATGCGCATCTCAAGCCCAAGGAAGTGCAGCTGCTCAAGCTGCTGGTGGATAATCCAAACATGGTCTGGAGCCGGCAGGCTATCATCGATAAGTTATGGCGCGATGACGAGGTGCCGTTCGACCGAGTGATTGACGTCTACATCAAAAACCTGCGCAAGAAATTGCACCTCGACTGCATTATCACGGTGAAAGGAGTGGGCTATCGCTATGAAGCGGCTTAA
- a CDS encoding ABC transporter ATP-binding protein, whose product MSLLTLRDIIYSYADGTSNVLNGINYQFEKGKFYAIVGSSGAGKSTLLGLLAGLDTPTGGQILFDDEDIAEQGYSHHRKHNISLVFQNYNLIDYLTPLENLKLVNPKATNETLHAMGLDDDHIHRNVMKLSGGQQQRVAIGRALVSSAPIILADEPTGNLDETTAADIIDILRRAAHENDKCVIVVTHSKQLAKQADVVLKLKDKKLKA is encoded by the coding sequence ATGTCATTACTTACTTTACGCGATATCATTTACTCATACGCCGACGGCACCAGCAACGTGCTCAACGGCATTAATTATCAATTTGAAAAAGGCAAGTTCTACGCCATCGTCGGTAGTTCTGGCGCTGGTAAATCGACCCTGCTCGGGCTACTAGCGGGACTGGACACGCCAACTGGCGGGCAGATTTTGTTCGACGATGAAGACATCGCTGAGCAAGGTTACTCGCATCATCGCAAACACAATATCTCGCTGGTGTTTCAGAATTATAACCTGATCGATTATCTGACGCCGCTGGAAAACTTGAAATTAGTTAATCCCAAGGCCACCAACGAAACGCTACATGCTATGGGCCTGGATGACGATCACATTCACCGTAATGTCATGAAACTTTCTGGAGGACAGCAACAGCGCGTAGCGATCGGTCGAGCGCTAGTATCCTCTGCACCGATCATCTTGGCAGACGAGCCGACCGGTAATCTGGACGAAACCACCGCTGCCGACATCATCGACATCCTGCGCCGGGCCGCCCACGAAAACGACAAGTGCGTCATCGTCGTCACCCACAGTAAACAGCTGGCCAAGCAGGCGGATGTGGTGTTGAAGCTGAAGGATAAGAAGCTGAAAGCGTAA
- a CDS encoding sensor histidine kinase, giving the protein MKRLKLFPKTFLVSIGLFAALIILVHALVYTLMPQFYLQQKEREAADNLTALTTKLRGKSTEEMSWISQKFAAMNNVNITLTIDGRDQYFQGFQSINIVTDSGKSVDTSVVKIADGQTVDPRSVVLQQGSVADKQGRAITVKLLADVAPVTQAKLATLHVLPYTMLGSLLVALVFSCLYSRFVTRPIRRMAAVTTTMQRLEKDARYPVSSSDEIGVLGRNINELYQSLWQTIRSLEHENKRITQLEKEKIAFLRAASHELKTPLAALRIMLENMQLNISEYKNRDQYLAESVAQVDRLAAMVNDVLRSGSVAEQALRQEKRLRIDKLLAEVVDDYVLLAKMRGMTFEVNAEPTTIRANRDMMRHVISNLVSNAVRHGDVGSVIKITCNQNELVIENACKPLTKQQLQHIFDPFYRSGGDKKQRADSSGIGLYTVKILLDAKGLDYDFSPHGQGMRFVVRLG; this is encoded by the coding sequence ATGAAGCGGCTTAAATTATTTCCCAAAACATTCTTAGTGTCGATCGGCCTGTTTGCAGCGTTGATCATCCTGGTACATGCGCTGGTCTACACCTTGATGCCGCAATTTTATCTGCAACAAAAAGAGCGTGAGGCGGCGGACAATCTCACGGCACTGACGACCAAGCTACGTGGTAAATCTACCGAGGAGATGAGTTGGATCAGCCAAAAGTTCGCCGCCATGAACAACGTCAATATTACTCTGACAATCGACGGGCGCGACCAGTATTTTCAAGGTTTTCAGTCGATCAATATCGTGACCGATAGCGGCAAATCGGTCGACACCAGCGTGGTGAAAATCGCTGACGGACAAACGGTCGATCCGCGCTCGGTTGTTTTGCAGCAGGGCAGTGTGGCTGATAAGCAGGGGCGAGCGATTACAGTCAAGCTGCTGGCCGACGTAGCACCCGTCACTCAGGCTAAACTCGCTACCTTACACGTATTGCCATATACCATGCTCGGCTCGCTGTTGGTGGCGCTCGTGTTTTCGTGCCTCTATAGCCGTTTTGTGACGCGGCCGATTCGCCGGATGGCGGCGGTGACCACAACTATGCAGCGGCTGGAAAAGGACGCGCGCTACCCGGTAAGTAGCAGTGATGAAATTGGTGTGCTGGGGCGAAATATTAATGAGCTCTATCAAAGTCTGTGGCAAACGATTCGCTCGCTGGAGCATGAGAATAAGCGAATCACCCAGCTTGAGAAAGAGAAAATCGCCTTCCTTCGCGCGGCCTCGCATGAGTTGAAAACGCCATTGGCGGCCCTCAGGATCATGCTCGAAAACATGCAACTAAATATCAGTGAGTATAAAAATCGTGATCAATACCTGGCGGAATCGGTGGCGCAGGTTGACCGCTTGGCGGCGATGGTGAATGATGTCTTGCGCTCTGGCAGTGTCGCCGAGCAGGCTCTGCGCCAAGAAAAGCGACTGAGGATTGATAAGCTACTTGCTGAAGTGGTTGATGATTATGTGTTGCTGGCAAAAATGCGCGGCATGACTTTCGAGGTTAATGCAGAGCCGACGACCATTCGTGCCAACCGCGACATGATGCGCCACGTCATCTCGAATCTAGTGTCAAACGCGGTGCGCCACGGCGACGTAGGGAGCGTAATAAAAATTACTTGCAACCAGAATGAGCTGGTTATCGAAAATGCTTGCAAACCACTCACCAAGCAACAACTTCAGCACATCTTCGATCCGTTTTATCGGAGCGGCGGCGATAAGAAGCAACGCGCTGATAGTAGCGGCATCGGCCTCTACACTGTGAAAATACTGCTCGATGCCAAGGGCCTGGACTATGACTTCAGTCCGCACGGGCAGGGTATGCGGTTTGTGGTGAGGCTTGGTTAG
- a CDS encoding alpha/beta hydrolase, producing the protein MNTPRKNRIIKIIVWIVSAIILIAALLAAAAFFWPATTKQLQSSNAERLSYSEAITAANRIVNEDAANTEVRSGCRSIIKTHGQKTTKAVLMIHGVSACPQQFAELGDTFFKAGYNVYIPRVPSHGLTDNKRHGEITIPAMAQFMNSSTSIISGLGEETGVIGLSGGANMATWIAQYNSANISRALLLSPFYQPSASEMPAWQSPLLRNLYGRDILPDSFSAGSNLSYRALGKYMIIAKNYKSDFKAPGLKHIGVITSENDTVIDMRLANNIPKQIATASNAKFQSYSIPASFGIGHDIVALSQDEIKKHVNKLYPFYLEIYEGKDVKLESN; encoded by the coding sequence ATGAACACTCCACGTAAGAATCGGATTATCAAAATTATCGTATGGATAGTTAGTGCAATTATTCTCATCGCAGCATTACTAGCAGCCGCAGCCTTCTTTTGGCCAGCAACAACCAAGCAACTCCAATCATCCAATGCCGAGAGGTTAAGTTATAGCGAGGCCATCACCGCCGCCAATCGCATTGTTAATGAAGATGCTGCCAATACTGAAGTTAGATCAGGTTGCCGATCAATTATTAAAACTCACGGCCAAAAAACCACTAAGGCTGTTCTAATGATTCATGGTGTAAGCGCCTGTCCGCAGCAATTCGCAGAGCTGGGCGACACCTTCTTCAAAGCCGGATATAATGTCTACATCCCCCGCGTTCCCAGCCACGGCCTCACCGACAATAAACGACACGGAGAAATTACCATTCCAGCAATGGCTCAATTTATGAATTCCAGCACCAGCATTATTAGTGGTTTAGGCGAAGAAACAGGAGTTATTGGACTATCTGGTGGCGCCAACATGGCAACTTGGATTGCTCAATATAATAGTGCCAACATATCGCGCGCACTATTATTATCACCTTTTTATCAACCTTCAGCATCAGAAATGCCCGCCTGGCAATCTCCACTTCTTAGAAATCTTTACGGGCGCGACATTCTTCCTGATTCATTTAGTGCAGGCAGTAATTTATCATACCGCGCGCTCGGTAAATACATGATAATCGCCAAAAATTACAAATCTGATTTTAAAGCGCCAGGATTAAAACACATTGGCGTCATAACCAGCGAAAATGACACTGTAATTGATATGCGTCTGGCAAACAATATACCGAAACAAATAGCCACCGCCTCTAATGCAAAATTTCAATCTTATTCCATACCAGCTTCATTTGGCATTGGACACGATATCGTAGCCTTAAGTCAAGATGAGATCAAAAAACACGTGAATAAACTATACCCATTCTACTTGGAAATATACGAAGGAAAAGACGTAAAATTAGAATCAAATTAG
- a CDS encoding HIT family protein, producing the protein MNHTIFDDIVSGNMKSWKVWEDEKFLAFLTPFPNTPGFTVVIPKHNPADYVFSLDDKLYTEMMLAVKKVANILEKAFDTPRVALVFEGTGVAHVHAKLMPLHGDLAKGIGSAVSHEQAFYAEYPGWITTVDGPKMDDAQLDEIQERILAAQDKK; encoded by the coding sequence ATGAATCATACAATTTTTGACGATATCGTGTCAGGCAACATGAAATCTTGGAAAGTTTGGGAAGACGAGAAGTTTTTGGCATTTCTGACGCCGTTTCCGAACACGCCAGGCTTTACCGTGGTGATACCGAAACATAATCCAGCCGATTACGTATTTTCTTTGGATGATAAATTGTATACTGAGATGATGCTGGCGGTGAAAAAGGTTGCTAATATTTTAGAAAAAGCCTTCGATACGCCGCGAGTAGCGTTGGTTTTTGAGGGTACGGGCGTGGCGCATGTGCATGCCAAGTTAATGCCATTGCATGGTGATTTAGCCAAGGGAATTGGTTCGGCAGTGTCGCATGAGCAAGCATTTTACGCGGAATATCCAGGTTGGATAACTACGGTTGATGGTCCAAAAATGGACGATGCTCAGCTGGATGAAATTCAGGAGCGGATTTTGGCAGCGCAGGATAAAAAGTAA